One Pseudomonas brassicacearum genomic region harbors:
- the hpaD gene encoding 3,4-dihydroxyphenylacetate 2,3-dioxygenase, with protein sequence MGEVVLAAKICHVPSMYLSELPGKHHGCRAAAIAGHKEIGRRARELGADTAVVFDVHWLVNSAYHVNGGEHFKGIYTSNELPHFIKNMEYEYPGCPELGELIAAEANAADVRTLAHNIPSLELEYGTLVPMRYMHMDVPPEQKLNVVSIAAWCAWHRLQDSFTFGAAVRRAIEKSDRKVLVLASGSLSHRFSDDRNAEANIHNWTREFDKQVDLHVVDMWRQGRWKEFCAMLPDYAEHCFGEGKMHDTAMLLGLLGGPDYDKPAEIITEPFGSSGTGQINVIFPV encoded by the coding sequence ATGGGCGAAGTCGTCCTGGCTGCGAAAATCTGCCACGTTCCCTCGATGTACCTGTCGGAGCTGCCCGGCAAGCACCATGGCTGCCGTGCGGCAGCAATCGCCGGCCACAAGGAAATCGGTCGGCGCGCCCGTGAGCTGGGGGCCGACACCGCGGTGGTGTTCGACGTGCATTGGCTGGTCAACAGCGCCTACCACGTCAACGGCGGTGAGCATTTCAAAGGCATCTACACCAGCAACGAGCTGCCGCACTTCATCAAGAACATGGAATACGAATACCCAGGCTGCCCTGAGCTGGGCGAGCTGATCGCCGCCGAGGCCAATGCCGCTGACGTGCGCACCCTGGCCCATAACATCCCAAGCCTCGAGCTGGAATACGGCACGCTGGTGCCCATGCGCTACATGCACATGGACGTACCGCCGGAACAAAAACTCAACGTCGTGTCAATTGCCGCCTGGTGCGCCTGGCACCGCCTGCAAGACAGCTTCACCTTCGGCGCCGCCGTGCGCCGGGCCATCGAGAAAAGCGACCGCAAGGTGCTGGTGCTGGCCTCCGGTTCGCTGTCGCACCGTTTCTCCGATGACCGCAATGCCGAAGCCAACATCCATAACTGGACGCGAGAGTTCGACAAACAGGTCGACCTGCACGTCGTGGACATGTGGCGCCAGGGCCGTTGGAAAGAGTTCTGCGCGATGCTCCCGGACTACGCCGAACACTGCTTCGGCGAAGGCAAGATGCATGACACGGCGATGCTGCTGGGACTGCTCGGCGGTCCGGACTACGACAAGCCTGCCGAAATCATCACCGAGCCTTTCGGCAGCTCGGGCACCGGCCAGATCAACGTCATTTTCCCAGTCTGA
- the hpaE gene encoding 5-carboxymethyl-2-hydroxymuconate semialdehyde dehydrogenase has protein sequence MIKHWINGREVESKDVFVNYNPATGEAIGEVASGGAEEVAQAVAAAKDAFPKWANTPAKERARLMRKLGELIEQNVPKLAELETLDTGLPIHQTKNVLIPRASHNFDFFAEVCTRMDGHTYPVDDQMLNYTLYQPVGVCALVSPWNVPFMTATWKTAPCLALGNTAVLKMSELSPLTANELGRLAVEAGIPNGVLNVIQGYGATAGDALVRHPDVRAISFTGGTATGKKIMQTAGLKKYSMELGGKSPVLIFEDADLDRALDAALFTIFSLNGERCTAGSRIFIQESVYPQFVAEFAARAKRLIVGDPQDPKTQVGSMITQAHYDKVTGYIKIGIEEGATLLAGGLERPANLPAHLSRGQFIQPTVFADVNNQMRIAQEEIFGPVVCLIPFKDEAEALQLANDTEYGLASYIWTQDIGKAHRLAHGIEAGMVFINSQNVRDLRQPFGGVKGSGTGREGGQYSFEVFAEIKNVCISMGSHHIPRWGV, from the coding sequence ATGATCAAACACTGGATCAACGGCCGTGAGGTCGAAAGCAAAGACGTGTTCGTCAACTACAACCCGGCCACGGGCGAAGCCATCGGCGAAGTCGCCAGCGGCGGTGCCGAAGAAGTCGCCCAAGCCGTAGCCGCCGCCAAGGATGCCTTTCCAAAATGGGCCAACACGCCTGCCAAGGAACGCGCCCGGCTGATGCGCAAGCTCGGTGAACTGATCGAGCAGAACGTGCCGAAACTGGCCGAACTGGAAACCCTCGACACCGGCTTGCCAATCCACCAGACCAAGAACGTGCTGATCCCGAGGGCCTCCCATAACTTCGATTTCTTCGCCGAAGTCTGCACTCGCATGGATGGCCATACTTATCCGGTCGACGACCAGATGCTCAATTACACCCTGTACCAACCGGTGGGTGTCTGCGCGCTGGTCTCGCCCTGGAACGTGCCGTTCATGACCGCGACCTGGAAGACCGCGCCGTGCCTGGCCCTGGGCAACACCGCCGTGCTGAAGATGTCCGAGCTGTCGCCCCTGACCGCCAACGAACTGGGGCGCCTGGCCGTCGAGGCCGGCATTCCCAACGGCGTTTTGAACGTGATCCAGGGCTACGGCGCCACGGCCGGCGATGCGTTGGTGCGTCATCCGGATGTGCGGGCAATTTCCTTCACCGGCGGCACCGCCACCGGCAAGAAAATCATGCAGACCGCCGGGCTGAAAAAGTATTCGATGGAACTGGGCGGCAAGTCGCCGGTGCTGATTTTCGAAGACGCCGACCTTGATCGCGCCCTCGACGCGGCGCTGTTCACCATCTTCTCCCTCAACGGCGAGCGCTGCACCGCTGGCAGCCGGATCTTCATCCAGGAAAGCGTCTACCCGCAGTTCGTCGCCGAGTTCGCCGCCCGCGCCAAACGCCTGATCGTCGGTGACCCCCAGGACCCGAAGACCCAGGTCGGTTCGATGATCACCCAGGCCCACTACGACAAGGTCACTGGCTACATCAAGATCGGCATCGAAGAAGGCGCCACCCTCCTGGCTGGCGGCCTGGAGCGCCCGGCCAACCTGCCGGCGCACCTGAGCCGCGGCCAGTTCATCCAGCCGACGGTGTTCGCCGATGTGAATAACCAGATGCGCATCGCCCAGGAAGAAATCTTCGGCCCGGTGGTGTGCCTGATCCCGTTCAAGGACGAAGCCGAAGCCTTGCAACTGGCCAACGACACCGAATATGGCCTGGCCTCGTACATCTGGACCCAGGACATCGGCAAGGCCCATCGCCTGGCCCATGGCATCGAGGCCGGCATGGTGTTCATCAACAGCCAGAACGTGCGCGACCTGCGCCAGCCTTTCGGTGGCGTGAAGGGTTCCGGAACCGGCCGCGAAGGTGGACAGTACAGCTTTGAAGTGTTCGCCGAGATCAAGAACGTGTGCATTTCCATGGGCAGTCATCACATTCCGCGGTGGGGGGTGTAA
- a CDS encoding fumarylacetoacetate hydrolase family protein, with protein sequence MKHARIRFEGQVHAVTVEAHNAVRLADGRLLAEDRVQWLPPATGSMFALGLNYADHAAELAFKPPTEPLAFIKSPGTYTGHNQETWRPDNVAYMHYECELVAVIGKEARNVKREDALEYLAGYTVCNDYAIRDYLENYYRPNLRVKNRDATTPVGPWIVDVADVPDPSDLKLRTWINGELRQEGSTKDMIFDIPYLIEYLSSFMTLQPGDMIATGTPEGLADVVPGDEVIVEVEGVGRLVNHIVSEAEFFASRKEA encoded by the coding sequence ATGAAACACGCGCGCATTCGTTTTGAAGGCCAGGTTCACGCCGTCACCGTTGAAGCCCACAACGCCGTGCGTCTGGCCGATGGTCGCCTGCTGGCCGAGGACCGGGTCCAATGGCTGCCACCGGCCACCGGCAGCATGTTCGCCCTAGGCCTGAACTATGCCGATCACGCCGCCGAGCTGGCGTTCAAGCCGCCGACCGAGCCCCTGGCGTTTATCAAGTCGCCCGGCACCTACACCGGCCACAACCAGGAAACCTGGCGCCCCGATAACGTCGCCTATATGCACTACGAGTGCGAGCTGGTGGCGGTCATCGGCAAAGAAGCGCGCAACGTCAAGCGCGAGGACGCCCTGGAGTACCTCGCCGGCTACACGGTGTGCAACGACTACGCGATCCGCGACTACCTGGAAAACTACTACCGCCCCAACCTGCGAGTGAAGAACCGTGACGCCACGACCCCAGTCGGCCCGTGGATCGTCGACGTGGCCGATGTGCCGGACCCGAGCGACCTGAAGTTACGCACCTGGATCAATGGTGAACTGCGTCAGGAAGGCAGCACGAAGGACATGATTTTCGACATTCCCTACCTGATCGAATACCTGTCCAGCTTCATGACCCTGCAACCCGGCGACATGATCGCCACCGGCACGCCGGAGGGCCTGGCAGACGTAGTGCCCGGTGATGAAGTAATCGTGGAAGTGGAAGGCGTCGGCCGGCTGGTCAACCACATTGTCAGCGAAGCCGAGTTCTTCGCATCCCGTAAAGAGGCATGA
- a CDS encoding fumarylacetoacetate hydrolase family protein: protein MSRALHDVATGTLFGVALNYQGLLKQRLAEFEQPPYQKPPVKPVLFIKTPNTRNRHGADVVHPGHGDRLQPGPALGVVMGKSASRVSAAEALDYVAGYTVVNEFSLPEDSYYRPAVKAKCRDGFCAIGPELVPIAKLADPHSLAITLYVNGEVRQQNNTANFVRNIPQLIAEISEFMTLHEGDVLITGTPEGRVDVVPGDRVEVEIGGLGRLVNTVVAEQTGARL from the coding sequence ATGAGCCGTGCCCTGCATGACGTCGCGACAGGCACCCTGTTCGGGGTCGCGCTGAACTATCAGGGGCTGCTGAAACAGCGCCTCGCCGAGTTCGAGCAACCGCCCTACCAGAAACCGCCGGTCAAGCCGGTGCTGTTCATCAAGACGCCCAACACCCGCAACCGGCACGGTGCCGACGTGGTTCATCCGGGTCATGGCGACAGGCTGCAACCCGGACCGGCCCTTGGCGTGGTGATGGGCAAGTCGGCCAGCCGTGTCAGCGCCGCCGAGGCGCTGGACTACGTCGCTGGCTACACCGTCGTCAATGAGTTCAGCCTGCCGGAAGACAGCTACTACCGCCCCGCCGTCAAGGCCAAGTGCCGGGACGGATTCTGCGCCATCGGCCCTGAGCTGGTGCCCATCGCGAAGCTTGCCGACCCACACAGCCTGGCGATCACGCTGTATGTGAACGGCGAGGTACGCCAGCAAAACAACACGGCCAATTTCGTTCGCAACATCCCTCAACTGATTGCCGAGATCAGCGAATTCATGACCCTTCACGAAGGCGACGTGCTGATCACCGGTACGCCCGAGGGTCGGGTTGATGTAGTGCCCGGCGACCGCGTCGAAGTGGAAATCGGCGGCCTGGGCCGCCTGGTCAATACCGTCGTCGCCGAGCAAACAGGAGCACGTTTATGA
- the hpaA gene encoding 4-hydroxyphenylacetate catabolism regulatory protein HpaA — MTDRQPIPNINIGQVYDQRYSDAEVHYDRLANLADFFGRNMPVHRHDRFFQVHYVKSGTVRVYLDDQQYVESGPMFFLTPPTIPHSFVTEADSDGHVLTVRQQLVWQLIDADPSLAPAGVQMPAACVALAQLGPEQAREVRRLEYLFEELSEEVTATRAGRSAALDGLTRLIMISLLRLCSNSLEARPARHEDLKIFHRFNELIEAHYLQHWPLSRYAEGIGVTEARLNDVCRRIADLPSKRLIMERLMQEAKRLLLFTGSSANEICYQLGFKDPAYFSRFFQRYAQLTPGEYRQRQSGLR; from the coding sequence ATGACCGACCGTCAGCCGATCCCGAATATCAACATTGGTCAGGTGTACGACCAGCGCTACAGCGATGCCGAGGTCCACTACGACCGGCTCGCCAACCTGGCGGATTTTTTCGGCCGCAACATGCCGGTTCATCGCCACGACCGTTTCTTTCAGGTGCACTACGTCAAGAGCGGCACCGTGCGGGTGTATCTCGACGATCAGCAATACGTCGAGTCCGGGCCGATGTTCTTCCTCACGCCGCCGACCATCCCTCATTCGTTCGTGACCGAGGCCGACAGTGACGGGCATGTACTGACGGTGCGCCAGCAATTGGTGTGGCAATTGATCGACGCCGATCCGAGCCTGGCGCCGGCCGGTGTGCAAATGCCGGCAGCCTGCGTGGCGCTGGCGCAATTGGGACCGGAACAGGCGAGGGAGGTGCGGCGGTTGGAATACTTGTTCGAGGAGCTGAGCGAGGAGGTGACGGCCACGCGGGCGGGGCGCAGCGCGGCACTGGACGGCTTGACGCGGCTGATCATGATCAGCCTGCTGCGGTTGTGCTCCAACTCCCTGGAAGCCCGGCCGGCCCGGCATGAAGACCTGAAGATCTTTCATCGTTTCAATGAGCTGATCGAGGCTCATTATCTGCAGCATTGGCCGTTGTCGCGCTACGCCGAGGGCATCGGCGTGACTGAGGCGCGCCTGAACGACGTATGCAGACGCATCGCCGACTTGCCTTCCAAGCGCCTGATCATGGAGCGGCTGATGCAAGAGGCCAAGCGCCTGCTGCTGTTCACCGGCAGCTCGGCCAATGAAATCTGCTACCAGCTCGGGTTCAAGGATCCAGCCTATTTCAGTCGTTTTTTCCAGCGCTACGCCCAACTGACGCCCGGGGAGTATCGCCAGCGGCAATCGGGGTTGCGTTGA
- the hpaR gene encoding homoprotocatechuate degradation operon regulator HpaR, whose protein sequence is MANPRPSLTLTLLQAREAAMAFFRPALNQHDLTEQQWRVIRILHQQGELESHQLAHQACILKPSMTGVLSRLERDGLVRRQKSSQDQRRVFVGLTERGQQCFVSMSEGMESNYRRIEEQFGEDKMQQLLALLNELKNIKP, encoded by the coding sequence ATGGCCAATCCCAGACCTTCATTGACCCTGACCCTGTTGCAAGCCCGCGAAGCCGCCATGGCTTTTTTCCGCCCGGCGCTGAATCAGCATGACCTCACGGAGCAACAATGGCGGGTGATCCGCATCCTGCACCAGCAAGGTGAGCTGGAAAGCCATCAGCTCGCTCATCAGGCCTGCATCCTCAAACCGAGCATGACCGGCGTGCTCAGCCGCCTGGAGCGCGATGGCCTGGTGCGTCGACAGAAGTCGAGCCAGGATCAGCGCCGGGTTTTCGTCGGCCTGACCGAGCGCGGCCAGCAGTGCTTTGTGTCGATGAGTGAGGGGATGGAAAGCAACTATCGCCGCATCGAGGAACAATTCGGCGAGGACAAAATGCAGCAATTGCTGGCGTTGCTCAATGAGCTGAAAAACATCAAGCCTTGA
- a CDS encoding bacteriophage N4 adsorption protein A: MNRPLLTLLATGLSLISALASAETLPLPLTGPAYTAANEAYSAYERKDYDLAIAKAREALRLRADVTRLNTLIELAERDKKLRDQPQTARSSRAAPAAPGFAAASQGFKAYDHEQFGLAAQSARKAIAQAPRRREYRLLLIDSLQRQQHLEEADQATSEALRTFAKDNTLLLRRQAIRRQLAVPLATQGYRALEQGNAAMAVDQARKAVAWAPEISANQQLLISALLANKDYPAAEQAASGALALDDSKPAPWILRSYARERQGKIQAAQADLNRAQALPGVSASEIRDIRLFAVDVAQARGEPQQALDQLQALGNDDSDEVIRRRTAARVALRQKNKGFNTMSQLAPPSLECQESTFGLTCAIWPGSTHDAGTALASQAYAALARKDPATAVTLTNQAIARAPQNPSYRHLLVSALTEQKRLTQAIAAASEGLQAHGDDARLLVMRGRLRQQTGDDAGARKDFAHALALGTLPAYEEAGLYAAIGQRRTARERLQEARTSGELASVSDLQLAYLSMQAGDDEAAHVAFRKADATAPLKPAAAQDAAYNAMRVHEDDESVAYFKRVIDGQETAETPMSAQQLFDTRRAVGDVSRRMGLTSTTSYRGNSSSGLSAAPSTGSSGSQSNDLLQNSTELSWRPLGYRNARFVELYGRITDTLWSKNSDSDTGADALQGALGVRVKPFSSVNIMAALERTFPLGSSNVEGDWLVRLGYGSSIGTDLRVDVPSWWTSQLYAEVGHYINDSRNYFNSEWQVGRSYAIGGTGSRWVTFPHIVAAIDYDSKMKSESNGDFSSGDAGGIGIGNNVRYWFREDAYNAPRSYVDFSLQYRARVFGEDRAKGVFARLTYSY; this comes from the coding sequence ATGAACCGCCCCCTTTTGACCCTTTTGGCCACGGGGCTGAGCCTGATCTCTGCACTGGCGTCGGCCGAGACGTTGCCGCTGCCATTGACCGGGCCGGCGTACACCGCCGCCAACGAGGCCTACAGTGCCTACGAGCGCAAGGACTACGACCTGGCCATCGCCAAGGCGCGCGAAGCCCTGCGCCTACGCGCCGACGTGACGCGCCTGAACACGCTGATTGAGTTGGCCGAACGGGACAAGAAACTCCGCGACCAGCCGCAGACCGCCAGGTCGTCCCGCGCCGCGCCGGCAGCACCGGGCTTCGCCGCCGCGTCCCAGGGGTTCAAAGCCTATGATCACGAACAATTCGGCCTGGCCGCGCAATCGGCCCGCAAGGCCATCGCCCAGGCGCCCCGTCGCCGGGAATACCGGTTGTTATTGATTGATTCCCTGCAACGCCAGCAACATCTGGAAGAAGCCGATCAGGCGACTTCCGAGGCCCTGAGGACCTTCGCCAAGGACAACACCTTGTTGCTGCGCCGCCAAGCGATCCGCCGGCAACTCGCCGTGCCGTTGGCGACCCAGGGCTACCGCGCCCTGGAACAAGGCAATGCGGCCATGGCCGTGGACCAGGCCCGCAAAGCCGTGGCCTGGGCTCCGGAAATCTCCGCCAACCAGCAACTGCTCATCAGCGCCCTGCTCGCGAACAAGGATTACCCCGCTGCCGAACAGGCCGCCTCGGGTGCATTGGCGTTGGACGACAGTAAACCCGCCCCGTGGATCCTGCGCAGCTATGCTCGGGAACGCCAGGGCAAGATCCAAGCGGCCCAGGCCGATTTGAACCGTGCCCAGGCACTGCCTGGCGTGTCGGCCAGCGAAATCCGTGACATCCGCCTCTTTGCCGTCGACGTCGCGCAGGCCCGAGGCGAGCCTCAGCAAGCGCTGGACCAATTACAGGCCCTGGGCAACGACGACAGTGATGAGGTGATCCGCCGGCGGACAGCCGCCCGCGTGGCGCTGCGCCAGAAGAACAAGGGCTTCAACACGATGAGCCAGTTGGCGCCACCGTCCCTGGAATGCCAGGAAAGCACCTTCGGCCTGACCTGCGCCATCTGGCCCGGCAGCACCCATGATGCCGGCACAGCCCTGGCCTCCCAGGCCTATGCCGCCCTCGCCCGCAAAGACCCGGCAACCGCGGTCACCCTGACAAACCAGGCCATTGCCCGTGCGCCACAGAACCCGTCCTATCGGCATCTGCTGGTCAGCGCCCTGACCGAGCAGAAACGCCTGACCCAAGCCATCGCGGCGGCCAGCGAAGGCCTGCAAGCCCATGGCGATGACGCCCGGCTGTTGGTCATGCGTGGACGCCTGCGCCAACAAACCGGAGACGATGCCGGCGCCCGGAAGGATTTTGCCCATGCCCTGGCCCTGGGCACCCTGCCGGCCTATGAAGAGGCCGGGTTGTATGCCGCCATCGGTCAACGCCGCACAGCCCGGGAACGTCTGCAAGAGGCCCGGACCTCCGGTGAACTGGCCTCGGTCAGTGACCTGCAGCTTGCCTACCTCTCGATGCAGGCCGGCGACGACGAAGCGGCCCACGTGGCGTTCCGCAAGGCCGATGCCACGGCGCCACTGAAGCCGGCGGCAGCCCAGGACGCCGCCTACAACGCCATGCGTGTCCATGAAGACGACGAATCCGTCGCGTACTTCAAGCGCGTGATCGATGGGCAAGAAACAGCAGAAACGCCCATGTCCGCGCAACAACTGTTCGATACCCGTCGCGCCGTGGGTGACGTTTCACGCAGGATGGGCCTGACCAGCACCACCAGCTATCGCGGCAACAGCTCCAGTGGCCTGAGTGCGGCACCGAGCACCGGCAGCAGCGGCAGCCAAAGCAATGACTTGCTGCAAAACAGCACCGAGTTGTCCTGGCGCCCGCTGGGTTATCGCAATGCCCGCTTTGTCGAGCTCTACGGGCGTATTACCGACACCCTGTGGAGCAAGAACAGCGACTCGGACACCGGCGCCGATGCCTTGCAAGGGGCGCTTGGCGTACGGGTCAAACCCTTCAGTTCCGTCAACATCATGGCCGCCCTCGAACGCACCTTCCCCCTTGGCTCGTCCAATGTCGAAGGCGACTGGCTGGTGCGCCTGGGCTACGGTTCGAGCATCGGTACCGACCTGCGGGTCGATGTGCCGAGCTGGTGGACCTCGCAGTTGTATGCCGAGGTCGGCCATTACATCAACGACTCGCGCAATTACTTCAACAGCGAATGGCAAGTGGGTCGCAGCTATGCGATTGGCGGCACCGGTTCGCGCTGGGTGACCTTCCCTCATATCGTGGCGGCAATTGACTACGATTCGAAGATGAAGAGCGAATCCAATGGTGATTTCTCGTCCGGCGACGCCGGGGGCATCGGGATAGGAAACAACGTACGTTATTGGTTCCGGGAAGATGCCTACAATGCCCCCCGTTCCTACGTGGACTTTTCCCTGCAGTACCGGGCCAGGGTGTTTGGCGAGGACCGCGCCAAAGGCGTGTTCGCGCGCCTGACCTACTCCTATTGA
- a CDS encoding glycosyl transferase family protein translates to MTSLYWPYWLAHYYNYLEAATIVVAVLILISSLDDLIIDVWYWSRRLYRKFTVDRRYRPLTAEQLLARDEQPLAIMVPAWLEYDVIAPMIENMVSTLDYQNYVVFVGTYINDQRTIDEVERMRRRYKQLHRVEVPHAGPTCKADCLNWVIQAIFLHEKTHGMTFAGVVLHDSEDVLHPLELRLFNYLLPRKDMIQLPVVSLERNWYEWVAGVYMDEFAEWHGKDLVVRESMTDTVPSAGVGTCFSHRALRVLAGETENQPFNTDSLTEDYDVGARLAKVGMNAIFVRFPVQFRVLRKSWFRKPYESTLTMPLCVREFFPDTFRTAFRQKARWTLGIGLQGWEQMGWNGSLANRYLLFRDRKGVVTAFISIIAYVILVQLLGLIILRNSGLWNVSFPTPFETNGVIQYLLLANGVALVWRILHRYYFTTVLYGWQHGLLSIPRMLVGNFVNFMAASRAWRMFLVGKVMNRKLVWDKTMHDFPSTDLVATAPRRLGSVLLSWQAITDTNLQSALDEQQSRNVPLGRILLNNGWLDDETLAEAIAFQNDLPRVFDVTEKAAASTSSLASEFALRWRVIPLGRNGEGREQIAVANPLSDEGLEQVSAELGNEPVQLIARESEILALLRQMPANNGHAVPNASAPLLGDLLIEMGLLDRDQFSRAMLQYRPQHHGRIGDYLVDSGVLPRATIEQVVARQHSLYPMELPA, encoded by the coding sequence ATGACGTCGCTTTATTGGCCCTATTGGCTGGCCCACTACTATAACTACCTGGAAGCCGCGACCATTGTGGTCGCGGTACTGATCCTGATCTCCAGCCTGGACGATCTGATCATTGACGTGTGGTACTGGTCTCGTCGCCTATACCGCAAGTTCACCGTGGACCGCAGATACCGGCCGCTGACCGCCGAGCAACTGTTGGCCCGGGACGAACAACCGTTGGCGATCATGGTGCCGGCCTGGCTGGAATACGACGTCATCGCGCCGATGATCGAAAACATGGTGTCGACGCTCGACTACCAGAACTACGTCGTCTTCGTCGGCACCTATATCAACGACCAGCGCACCATCGACGAAGTCGAGCGGATGCGCCGGCGCTATAAACAACTGCATCGCGTGGAAGTGCCCCATGCGGGGCCGACCTGCAAGGCTGACTGTTTGAACTGGGTGATCCAGGCGATTTTCCTGCATGAGAAAACCCATGGCATGACCTTCGCCGGCGTCGTACTGCACGACAGTGAAGACGTGCTGCATCCATTGGAACTGCGTCTGTTCAACTACCTGTTGCCGCGCAAGGACATGATTCAATTGCCGGTAGTGTCGCTGGAGCGCAACTGGTACGAATGGGTCGCGGGCGTCTACATGGACGAGTTTGCCGAATGGCACGGCAAGGACCTGGTGGTGCGCGAAAGCATGACCGACACCGTGCCCTCGGCCGGTGTCGGCACCTGTTTTTCCCATCGCGCCCTGCGGGTGCTGGCCGGCGAAACCGAAAACCAACCGTTCAACACCGACAGCCTCACCGAGGACTATGACGTCGGCGCGCGGCTGGCCAAGGTCGGCATGAACGCGATCTTCGTACGCTTCCCCGTGCAGTTCCGGGTGCTGCGCAAATCCTGGTTCCGCAAGCCCTATGAATCGACCCTGACAATGCCGCTGTGCGTGCGCGAGTTTTTCCCCGATACCTTCCGCACCGCCTTTCGGCAAAAGGCTCGCTGGACCCTCGGCATCGGCCTGCAAGGCTGGGAACAGATGGGCTGGAATGGCTCGCTGGCCAACCGATACCTGCTGTTTCGCGACCGCAAGGGCGTTGTGACCGCGTTCATCAGCATCATTGCCTATGTGATCCTGGTGCAACTGCTGGGCCTGATCATCCTGCGCAACAGCGGCTTGTGGAACGTCAGTTTCCCAACGCCCTTTGAAACCAACGGCGTGATCCAATACCTATTGCTGGCCAACGGCGTCGCCCTGGTCTGGCGCATCCTGCATCGCTATTACTTCACCACCGTGTTGTACGGCTGGCAGCACGGTCTGCTGTCGATCCCGCGCATGCTGGTGGGCAACTTCGTCAACTTCATGGCCGCCTCCAGGGCCTGGCGCATGTTCCTCGTGGGCAAGGTGATGAACCGCAAGCTGGTCTGGGACAAGACCATGCATGACTTCCCGTCCACGGACCTGGTCGCCACCGCACCGCGTCGCCTGGGCAGTGTATTGCTGTCCTGGCAGGCCATTACTGACACCAACCTGCAAAGCGCCCTCGACGAACAGCAGTCGCGTAATGTGCCGTTGGGTCGGATTCTGCTCAATAACGGCTGGCTGGACGACGAAACCCTGGCCGAAGCCATTGCGTTCCAGAATGACTTGCCGCGGGTCTTCGACGTGACCGAAAAAGCGGCTGCCTCAACCTCATCACTGGCCAGCGAGTTTGCCTTGCGCTGGCGGGTCATTCCCCTGGGACGCAATGGCGAAGGTCGTGAACAGATCGCCGTCGCCAACCCGCTTTCCGACGAAGGCCTGGAACAGGTCAGCGCCGAATTGGGCAACGAGCCGGTGCAACTGATCGCCCGAGAAAGTGAAATTCTCGCGCTGTTGCGCCAAATGCCAGCGAACAACGGCCATGCTGTACCGAATGCCAGCGCACCGTTGCTGGGCGACCTGCTGATCGAAATGGGCTTGCTCGATCGCGATCAGTTCAGCCGCGCCATGCTGCAGTATCGTCCGCAGCATCACGGCCGGATCGGCGATTACCTGGTCGACAGCGGCGTGCTGCCGCGAGCCACTATCGAACAGGTGGTGGCACGCCAGCACAGCCTCTACCCAATGGAGCTTCCGGCATGA